CAAGAGGCCAATCACAAAGTGGACCTACTCACCTAGTGGTAGACTGAAAGTTAATATAGATGGGAGcttcaaaaattaaaacaagGTGGGAGGTATATGTGTTGTTGTCCGAGATGAAAATGGTGAGTGCGTAGTTGCATTGGCTAGGCATCTCCCTTATACACAGTCAGCATTACATACCAAGGTGGAAGCTCTTCGGGCTGGTCTTTTGGTGGCTGTTCATCAAGGTTGGGATGAGGTTGAAATTGAGTCAGATTGCGCAACACTTGTTAATGCCCTTGATATGGGTTTGGAGGACCTGACTGATATAGGCCGAATTATAGAAGACTGCAAAAGGTATCCTTACGCTTTCTTTTGTTGTCAATTCCAGTTTATTTATCGTGAAGTAAGTTGTGTGGCTAATAGGCTTGCACATCTTGCTAGTTGGGGTAATTTGGATGAGTTTTGGATTGAAGAGACGCCCGTTATTATTCGGGATGTTCTTTATGAGGATCAATGTAATGCTTTAAGGGGTTTAAGCTTGATGTCTCCCCCATTGTATTCTTACTTTTAATAAAACACAAGGGCACAACAATGAGGCTCCTGGATAGTCTGGGACCTTAGCCTTCTtgcataaaaaagaaaaaagaaaaaaagaaaggcaCTTTTAAATGCGGCCCGACACGGCTTGAGCTAGTTATTCAAACGGGTTGGGCTGAGCTAAGAAATACTGACCCAATGGCTTGGTCCAGCCCGAGCCCGTTATGGACCTAGCACTACTTGAGCACGTCATATTGCGGGATGTGGCCCGGCCTATTtctataaattttattttactttttcttaTAATATAATAAATAGATAATTTATAAATAGAAAATTTATAATTTACTATACACCAATAATAATTGCCTCAAGCTTCACCTTTTGATGCAATCTGTAATGGAGAGCAGGTTGGCAATGTCTCCAACCAGATTGAAtggacaccccccccccccccccccccggtaaTGGGCCACCTCAAACTCAATTTCGACGGTGCATGCGACTTGAAGAATGGAATTAGAGGTATGGGAGTAATTTTCAGAGACTATAGAGGAATTATGAGAGGTGCACTGGCTGTCCCACAGGTTGGCCACCTCCCCCCAAGATCAATTGAAGCATTGGCATTACTGCATGGCCTTAGATTCGCAGCCCATGTTGGTTTCGCTCACATTGAAATCGAAGGTGATGCACTCTCAGTTATCAATAGCCTACATGATAGTTCGGAGGATTTGAGTTTTGAAGGTCATTTAATTGATGAAGTTAAGTCTTTAATTcagtcttttcatttttgtaGTTGCCATTTTGTGAAACGAGAGAGGAACAAGGTTGCTCACCGGTTAGCAAAAGAGGCTTTAAAACTTAGTCAACCGTTACTTTGTTTGGAGTCGGGGCCTATTTGGCTCCATCAGTCTGTCAGTATGgatttccagtgtgaagtctagttgGGTCGATTGTCCTGCGATAGTATCCAAGTTGGTGCTCTTGCGGACTTTTGCTCCACAACTCATTGTAATTCATTCATTGTTAATGAAGTtcctatttgataaaaaaaaaaagcttcacCTTTTGATGGGGGCCATGGACTTGCGAGTGGAGAAATTGGAAGTCCGTTGGTAAGTGACCAATAATTTCATCGATCAAATTAGGGAGCTGCGTCTGTGGGAAGTTTCAGAAAATGAAAGCAAATTCACCACCTTTCCTGTCCTGGAAATAGCAAACTAACCCAGTAGGGTAAGAGAGAATTTCACCCACTGTAAAACTGTAAAACCTTTTAATGTCCAAGAAGCGACTCTTTTTATGTTTCATCATCAAAGCGACACACGCACCCACCCACTCTCTCTCTGTTCAACTTTCTTGCTTTTTACATTATCAAGCCTAGCTAGCTCCGTCAAGGCTAAGGGAGATCCATCTATCTAGAAGTCTCCTCAATCTCCAAGACACAATACTCTGGGTCTATAATAGCTGAAGCTAATGGAGTTCTATCAGTGTGTCTTTCAGGTTAGAAACATATTCTACTTACTATTTCATATATATGTTGTATCCTCCAATATTTgttttcgttggttttgatTCGTTTTTGTTTTCGTCCTCAACGTTTGCATATTGAAACAATAATAATTGGAAGACGATGAGGATGGTCATTGTGATTAGTGTGGTAATGGTGCAATGGTTCGGTATCATAGCCAGTCTTAAGTGGATATGGAAGAATTGGTTCATTATTGTGGTGACATGGAACGTAATAGCCAGTCTTGGGTGGATATGGAAGAGTAGGTTCAGTTGCATGGTTGAAACCCCAGAGCCAATATCAGAGGATAATCAAGAACTGGTTGACGTCGATGCCTCTGCATCTCTTCCTTCATCATCAGCTGAATCATCAGCTCCTAGGTGGAAGCATGATGTGTTTTTGAGTTTCCGCGGTGTAGACACTCGCAAAGGTATTGTATTCGAATTATACGATCGACTGCAAAACaggagaaaaatcaaaacattCATGGATGACCAAGATCTTCAAGTAGGGGATGTTATTTCTCCCACTCTCCTACTGGCAATTAAAGAATCAAGGTTTGCAATTATTGTTCTCTCTCCAAACTATGCCTCTTCCACTTGGTGCTTGGAGGAACTTAGAAACATTTGTGAATGCATGAAAGAAGACAACAATAGAATTCTGCCACTTTTTTATAATGTGGATCCTAGTGATGTACGAAATCAGAAGATGAGTTTCGGAGATGCTTTCACTAAGCATGAAAAATCTGGGAAACACATATCAGGAAAGGTGCAGCAGTGGAGAGATGCTTTAGAAAAAGTGGCAAATTTCTCTGGATGGCATATACAGAATTATAAGTAAGCATGATGAGACTTTTTTTAATTAGTAATACTTGTGCTTTTGGATTTATCATTAATTTTCCCGATGATTTTCTGATCCATAATGCTTACTTGCAGAACTGAAAGAGAACTTGTGGATGCTATTGAGGAATCAGTGTGCAATAAATTACGACCTACTGAACATGAGTTTATAATGTCCTTCGGAGGTTTTGAAGCATTTGAAGCAACAAAACAAGCCATTGTTAAGGTCGTGAATGCGCTAAAAAAAGATGAGGCCACTACCATTGGAGTCTACGGAATGGGGGGCGTTGGAAAGACGACAATGGTGAAATATGTTGGAGCACAAGCCCAAAAATGTAGGCTTTTTAATCAAGTGATTATGGCTGTCGTATCCCAAAACCCCGACTTGATGAAAATTCAAGAGACATTTGCAGAACTGCTGGGCTTGAAATTGGAGGAGAAGACAGACATTGGAAGAGCCAGTAAATTGAAGGAGAAGATATTGAAAGGAACTGGGATCCTCATAATCTTGGATGACATTTGGAAGAGCATAGACTTTTCAAGCATTGGAATTCCAAGCCACAACGAACTTCAACGATGCAATTCCAAAGTTCTACTGACTACCAGAAAATTGAGTGTTTGCCATTCCATGGATTGCCATGCAAACATACATCTCAATATCTTATCAGAAGAAGATTCTTGGAGCTTATTTGTGAAGGAAGCAAGGAAGTACCCTCTTGACAAATCATCCACTTTCTATGATGTAGCACGTAAGGTGGCTGGAGAATGCGCCGGTCTACCAGTTGCTTTGATAGCAGTTGCGAGGGGCCTTCGGGATAAATGTTTGGATGGATGGAAAGAAGCTGCTCGACGACTACAAGCGTCCCAACCTCCCAACCCTGAAGATGAGGGAGATGTGTTCAAATGCATAAAGTTAAGCTATGATTACTTGAAATCTGATGATTCCAAATCATGCTTCTCGCTTTGCTGCCTGTTCCCAGAAGATTATGATATACCAATTGAATACTTGCTCATGTATAGAATTGGGAAAGGAATGTTTCAAGATTCCAACATGCTAGAAGCCCGAGACACAACATATTCAGTGGTGAAGGACCTTAAAGATTCTAGCTTGCTTTTAGACGGTAGAGATGACGGATGTGTAAGGATGCATGATGTCATTCGGGATATGGCAATATTAATGATGTCATTATCTGAAGAAGGTCAGCGGTTCTTGGTGAAAATTGGCTGTGAATTGAAGAATTGGCCAAAGATTGATGCACATAAAGGCTACTCTGCAATCTCACTAATGAAGAACAAAATTTGCAAGCTACCCGAAGAGTTGGTATGTCCAAATCTCCAGATTTTATTACTACAACACAATGCTTCTTTAAATGAGATCCCAAAATCATTTTTCCAGAGTCAGAATGAATTGAGAGTCTTGGATCTTAGCTACACTCGTATTTCATTACTACCCCAATCAATCAGTTTTCTAACCAACCTTCAAGCTTTGTATTTAGATTATTGCAGGAACATAATTGACATTTCTGTAATCGGAAAACTTCACAAGCTTGAGATTCTTAGTATGAGAGAATGTGCTCTGGAAGAAttgtcaagagaaataggacAGTTGACCAATCTAAGGATGCTGGATGTCAGTGCTGTACGTATTCGCACAATCCCATCTAAAGTGATATCCAAGTTGCATAAGTTAGAAGAACTGTACATGGAATGTGGATTTTTGGACTGGGGGAGTAAAGTTgatggagaaggagaagaaactaATATTGGCTTTGATGAATTAGCTGGTTTATTATATTTAAGCATTTTGACAGTTTGCATATCGAATGCAAATGGCATCCCTAAAAGTGTTGAGGTCGAACCGAATTGGGTTTACTTCGATATCAGTATTTGCAGCGGCCATAATGGAGAGAGAGTCATTAAAAAACTTCGATCCGGTTGTAATTGTAGATCCTTGAGCCTTTATAGAACTGACACAACCATAGGAACCTTTCCGGACTGGTTTGTCAACGCTGTGGTAAAGAATACTGAGAGGCTGCGTTATAGAAAATGCAGAGGGTTAAGTAACATTCTTGTGGAATATGACCGTGGGAGGTTTCATGGACTGAAAGTTCTCTCTGTAATTGGTCGGTGTACGAACTTGAAAGAATTGATGAATGCAATAACATGTGTTCCATATATGCCTGTGCTTGAGAACTTGGAAGAGTTGTATCTGGGAGACCTGTATCACCTGAGGCAGTTATGTGTTGGAGAGTTACCACCTGGATCTCTCTGCCGTCTGAAATTATTGAAGGTCTGTATGTGTCCTATTTTTGGGAATGTACTGTTGCCATCAAAATTATTGCAGAAACTAGAAAATCTGGAAAAACTAATCTGTGTGACAAGTAAAGTGGAACATGTTTTTGGATGTGAAGGATTTGAGCCAGATCAAACAAATCTGAGAGAGATGGTGTTGTTCGATCTACCCGTAGTAAGAAGCATGTGTAATGGTCCTGCTCCATGTGGAATGTTCCAGATTCTAAAGAAATTGGTCATTGAGAAATGCAACTTCCGGGGAAGTCTCTTCACATTTGATGTAGCTCAGTGTCTTTTTCAATTGGAAAACCTTATTGTATCCAAATGCCCTGTCTTGGAAAGAGTAATCGAAGCTAGAAGGGAAATATTGAACAACAAGAAGACCGTTCTtccaaaattgaagaacttATGTTTGCGATATCTTCCGAAGTTGTACGACGGAAGTGATACTATTGATTTTGAGTGTCCTTCATTGGAAAACTTGTGTATGCAGGAGTGCCCCCACTTGCCATTTCCATCCTCTGTTTCTGACTACTTCCACAGCAGGAATCAAGTTCTTTGTAAGAATTTTCATCTTTTCGATGATGTTCGTTGTCTGAATCGGATGCGCAGACGGCGACTCATAGAGTATGTCGCTGGGTCATAAACttaattcatttttctttttcccttatGGTAAGCAGACATAATTGTTAGGGTAGTTTGAGTTCCTGCTAGTAAACAAATAGAAATTATAAGCTGTTTTGGTgagatatatatacaaatacacacacacatacatatagaGAGAGAACTTTTCCATAATTaacattatttatttatattgagATTATTCGTTTGAAGGCCTTCAACGCCGTGAGGTCAGCCGTGACCTTAGACCCGTCAACTCGCATACGACTGGGAAGATGAAACTATGATTGGAGTTGTAACCAGAGGGACTTTTAAGGGACACGGAGAAAGGCACGTGCATCGGAGAGATAAGGTTCCAAGACTAAAAAGTCTTCTCCGTCATTGAAGAGTCTTCAGAAAACCTTAAATGGAATGTTATGGTCTCAATTTCATGGTGATGTTGTTGGCAGCCTGAGATATCAAAACGACGAGGGAGGAAATGCTGGCTGTAATTGTTTTTTGCCGCCTAAGCTCAGTTAGTAGATGAATTGGCTCAACTTGCCCATAACAAGATCAAAACTAATTCCGGGTATCTCTAAACTTTTGTGCTTTCAATCACAATTTTCAATTGTTGTTGGCTTGTATTGATGGTATGGTAACTGAAAGAAATCTTGGGCATCTGTTTGTTTTTATAAAGGTTTTGGTTGCAGCTGGTGTTTGTGCGGTAATTGGGCAGCTCTCCAACCCTTTCACTAATGTAATTCTGTATGGCAAAGAGTTTGATTTCAAGTCAACCCTTCAGGCTCCACGCATTCCTTTGTAAGCTATTCTTAATTTTGTAATCCAAACCATTTATGTAAACGTGATTGGTCATACCCTCAGTTAGATATTGACTCGTGCAGAAAATTGCTTTTGTTGCTGTTTTCTCTGTGTAGGCACTAGTGGCTACTGCAATAACGCTTGGCCTTGAAAGGTATGCACCAATTCTCCTTTGTTTGCACCTGCAGTTGGGTCAGAATTAAGTCAATGAACTGATATTCACTTCATGACTGTAATGGTTACGAATCAGGGGCTGTTGTTTATGCAGGCATTGTGATGTATGATGCCCAGGTATTAATGTTGACatatctctttctttctctatcCATCTTTTCCTTGATCCTATTAAATTGATAGGTCTACATGTTTTGGTTGATGAAAATTTGAGCTGAAATACTGTTTAGGATTAGTGAATTTGATGTAATTGACATTGAAAACAGCTTAATTCTAGCCAAACTTGATTTGTGTTCAATGGCAGTATAgtgttttgaaaatttgggtttgtttgCTTGACAGGATTTGTGGTTATAAAGTACTTGCAATTTAATTGTTGGTTTCATGAGGTTTGATTAAAGAGGAACGAAAAAGTGACTCTACTCATTGATTATGTTAGCATATTGGAATATCTGCTGAGAATGCTCACCAACATAAAGTTGATGTTACAACAATATACGAGCAAATTAGCTTTTATCTAATGGGGTTTAGTCCAGAACTAACTTTTAGACAGATGACAGAAAGGGCACCAACACATTAGAGTATTTCCATGGTTATATTTTACGTGGTTATCAGATAGTGATGATACAAAATAGGTCATTTCAATTGGTTAGAAGTATTAGTGTGAGCGAATGCTGATCGTAGATTTATACTCTGCAAGTTGAGAGGCTGCATAGTGTCTCTCTGTTCCATCTTAGTCATCAGGAAACAGATGCTTCAGAATACTAAGCAAGAACAGATACAGTACTAGTTTTCAggagaaaacaatcaaaataaagaaagaTTTTATCTTTTTGTGAGACCAGTAAAAATATTGCATTCTTCTTATTTGATGCTGATGATAGAGAACTTTATTTTTCTTGGGGCCTCTTCTTCTGCTTGTTATTAGGATGTTTAACTGTTGGCATCTAGTTTAAACCTGACCAAGTGCCATTCTGCTGACAATGATAGATAGGGCAGTTCTGTGCTTTTGAAATCCATACTGCAGCTTGACAGTATTTATACTTGGTGAGAAGCTTTTCCCCCCTTTTATTAGTATTGCTAAATCAGTTATCGTGATAACTAAAGGGATGACACTGTTTGCATAATTCCTTAGCTTGGGAAGTCAATACAATCTACTAAGGAGAATAAGTTGTATATAGACAATCTACAAAGGTATTAAAATTCAAAGCCACAAATTCATAACATAAAGGAGACAACAAGCAGCAAACTTGTAATTTTTAGCTTTCATTTGCACCCGGCTTCATTTCATACATCTATATGAAGTTTTATTTGGGAATGACAAATGGTAAAAGTTTGGTTGTGGCACTTCAATCTAATTAAGGTCAGCTTAGTAAGGCTTATTAAATACATTTCAGCTATTTGGTAGCAGGAATCACAGAGAACTAGCTTGCAGGGTGTTCGTTTTGTTTCAGAACTAAAAGCTaggcttcctttttttttttttttttttctgggtcaGAGTAAGCCTGTAATATTTTTATATTGTGATATCTGCAGGGAATTCCTTTAGTGATATATTGGAAAGATGCATTTTCTACTTATGTTGCTTTGCCACTTCAACAAGCTTTACTTTCAGTAATACAAAGGTACGCACTTATCTGGGGTCCTTTCTTTTTGGTATGTCATTTTTGGCTATTTGTGGTTTGGAGATGCACGTATGAGACAGTAAGAAGGTAAATATGAAGTATTATTGTGGATTATTGGTATAGTATAAAGTAGATAGAATCCTCCTACTATTTCTGAGTGAATTTATCTCTTGAGCAGAGACAACTAAGGACTTTGTGTCCAAGTTGGAACTTAAGCTCGGCTAGAAAGTCTTAGATGTTGGCTGTGGCATTGGGGGATGTGACTTTTACATGGCCAATACGTTTGATGTTGATGTTGTTGGCATTGACCTCTCTGTAAACATGATTTCCTTTGCCCTTGAACAATCCATTGGACTCAAATGTGCTGTTGAGTTTGAAGTTGCTGATTGCACCACGAAAACATATCTTGACAATAACTTTGATGATATACAGCCGTGACACCATTCTGCACATTCAAGTAAGAACCCAGCAATCCTTTTCTCCATTGAAAAATAGTTAAACTGAGCATTTTCTGTTATCTCCTTTTGCTTCATTGCTCTTACAATTAACTCACATCCAACTGATCTTATGTGTAATGTTATGTTCTTATATTCATCCCTTTATTTGTAAATAAGGTAGTTTGGGATGGTTTCATAAGTGACTGTCTGTGACCTTGTAATGAATGAAAAATTGTTGTTACTATACCTGGTTCTCAGACAGATTGATTAAACAGAACATAAGACTACTTTGTCAAGTGTTAAAGTATACAGTATTTATGACTCTGGATGACATTAAAACAACTGCCAGGACAAGCCTGCATTGTTCTGATCCTTTTACAATTGGTTGAAGCCAGGAGGCAAAGTTCTCATCAATGATTACTGTAGGAGTGCTGGCACTCCGTCGGTTGGATTTTCTGAGTACATTATGCAAAGAGGATATGAACTCCATGATGTAAAAGCATGTGGTCAGGTAAGCAAGAATCTGATCACTTTTACTTGGGCTGCCTCTATAAAACACTCTATTCATACTTTACTTAGCATATGAGGTCATTCTTATTTGTGTATAGTTATAATGAACTCAGATGCTCAAGGATGCTGGTTTTGATTAGGTCATTGCTGAGAAGCGTACTGAACAGGTCTGCAACACCATgatattttctgtttttgtttacaCATCCACTGTTTTGAGCACCCTAATCTGATACCAAATTTTTTTGTGGCGCATCAATTCAATCAAGTCCTGCAGCGGGAATTGAATGCTGTTGAGAAGGACAAGGAAGCAAGCATTCATCCAGGATTTTTCTGAAGTATGTTGTTCCTCATTTTCTGTGCTTTCTGCATTTGGATGTGATTATCATTTTGTGAGACTTTTCCTTTTAAAGTTAAACTAGGACTAAAGTTAATGTCAATAGTGATCTTCAGAACCTCAGCCATTATAGAGTATCCCTGACCTGATTCTCTGAAAATCTAGTGTTCTGATTTCAGTGCAACCTTTAAAATTTCATGCAGCGGGTTACCTCAACTCAGTGCATGGCTGAGAGTTCAGTTCTTGATGCACCGTTATCCTCACTTGTCATGCCTTCCATTAGCCTCACTGTTTGCAGCATATTAATAATTGGTGTACTATGGCCTGATGAATCCGGCGTTTTTTTAGGTGCCATTTTTTAGAACTAAGTCCCATTTTGGCTTTTAACAATAGGGTTGGCGTTAGAGCTTGCTGTGGAGTACGAAGGAAAGCATGATAACAATAATGCGTGTAGATGATTGCATTGTTGTACAAGTTTGGACCCAGAGGATACCATTATAAAATCCTTCACACACATGCTTAGCTTGGCTTGCTTGGCAGCGGAGGTCCACATCGCTGTCCACAGAAAAAGGGTGACTCTGCAGATGAAGGAGCAGGTGTAATTTGTGTTCCTCTTGGTCCTCTACGAGGCTAGACAAGGCCTCAGAATTTTTTCAGGCAAACATGATTTGTTTTCAAGAGACAGTTACTTGTTTAATAATTTATTTGCTCTGTTTTACAATGTTCAATTGTAAAACTGGTGTAACTGTATGTTTCTAATTTTTACATGTGCTTTGCTTTGCCGTAGCTATGCTTGCAGCAAGACAGGCTAGTCTTGGCTAAATTTTAGCTACGTACTAGGCAGTATCTCAAGTAATGGGCTTTAAAGGTA
Above is a genomic segment from Rosa chinensis cultivar Old Blush chromosome 3, RchiOBHm-V2, whole genome shotgun sequence containing:
- the LOC112194512 gene encoding uncharacterized protein LOC112194512, with translation MGHLKLNFDGACDLKNGIRGMGVIFRDYRGIMRGALAVPQVGHLPPRSIEALALLHGLRFAAHVGFAHIEIEGDALSVINSLHDSSEDLSFEGHLIDEVKSLIQSFHFCSCHFVKRERNKVAHRLAKEALKLSQPLLCLESGPIWLHQSVSMDFQCEV
- the LOC112193384 gene encoding probable disease resistance protein At4g27220 isoform X1 translates to MEFYQCVFQTMRMVIVISVVMVQWFGIIASLKWIWKNWFIIVVTWNVIASLGWIWKSRFSCMVETPEPISEDNQELVDVDASASLPSSSAESSAPRWKHDVFLSFRGVDTRKGIVFELYDRLQNRRKIKTFMDDQDLQVGDVISPTLLLAIKESRFAIIVLSPNYASSTWCLEELRNICECMKEDNNRILPLFYNVDPSDVRNQKMSFGDAFTKHEKSGKHISGKVQQWRDALEKVANFSGWHIQNYKTERELVDAIEESVCNKLRPTEHEFIMSFGGFEAFEATKQAIVKVVNALKKDEATTIGVYGMGGVGKTTMVKYVGAQAQKCRLFNQVIMAVVSQNPDLMKIQETFAELLGLKLEEKTDIGRASKLKEKILKGTGILIILDDIWKSIDFSSIGIPSHNELQRCNSKVLLTTRKLSVCHSMDCHANIHLNILSEEDSWSLFVKEARKYPLDKSSTFYDVARKVAGECAGLPVALIAVARGLRDKCLDGWKEAARRLQASQPPNPEDEGDVFKCIKLSYDYLKSDDSKSCFSLCCLFPEDYDIPIEYLLMYRIGKGMFQDSNMLEARDTTYSVVKDLKDSSLLLDGRDDGCVRMHDVIRDMAILMMSLSEEGQRFLVKIGCELKNWPKIDAHKGYSAISLMKNKICKLPEELVCPNLQILLLQHNASLNEIPKSFFQSQNELRVLDLSYTRISLLPQSISFLTNLQALYLDYCRNIIDISVIGKLHKLEILSMRECALEELSREIGQLTNLRMLDVSAVRIRTIPSKVISKLHKLEELYMECGFLDWGSKVDGEGEETNIGFDELAGLLYLSILTVCISNANGIPKSVEVEPNWVYFDISICSGHNGERVIKKLRSGCNCRSLSLYRTDTTIGTFPDWFVNAVVKNTERLRYRKCRGLSNILVEYDRGRFHGLKVLSVIGRCTNLKELMNAITCVPYMPVLENLEELYLGDLYHLRQLCVGELPPGSLCRLKLLKVCMCPIFGNVLLPSKLLQKLENLEKLICVTSKVEHVFGCEGFEPDQTNLREMVLFDLPVVRSMCNGPAPCGMFQILKKLVIEKCNFRGSLFTFDVAQCLFQLENLIVSKCPVLERVIEARREILNNKKTVLPKLKNLCLRYLPKLYDGSDTIDFECPSLENLCMQECPHLPFPSSVSDYFHSRNQVLCKNFHLFDDVRCLNRMRRRRLIEYVAGS
- the LOC112193384 gene encoding probable disease resistance protein At4g27220 isoform X3, producing the protein MEFYQCVFQTMRMVIVISVVMVQWFGIIASLKWIWKNWFIIVVTWNVIASLGWIWKSRFSCMVETPEPISEDNQELVDVDASASLPSSSAESSAPRWKHDVFLSFRGVDTRKGIVFELYDRLQNRRKIKTFMDDQDLQVGDVISPTLLLAIKESRFAIIVLSPNYASSTWCLEELRNICECMKEDNNRILPLFYNVDPSDVRNQKMSFGDAFTKHEKSGKHISGKVQQWRDALEKVANFSGWHIQNYKTERELVDAIEESVCNKLRPTEHEFIMSFGGFEAFEATKQAIVKVVNALKKDEATTIGVYGMGGVGKTTMVKYVGAQAQKCRLFNQVIMAVVSQNPDLMKIQETFAELLGLKLEEKTDIGRASKLKEKILKGTGILIILDDIWKSIDFSSIGIPSHNELQRCNSKVLLTTRKLSVCHSMDCHANIHLNILSEEDSWSLFVKEARKYPLDKSSTFYDVARKVAGECAGLPVALIAVARGLRDKCLDGWKEAARRLQASQPPNPEDEGDVFKCIKLSYDYLKSDDSKSCFSLCCLFPEDYDIPIEYLLMYRIGKGMFQDSNMLEARDTTYSVVKDLKDSSLLLDGRDDGCVRMHDVIRDMAILMMSLSEEGQRFLVKIGCELKNWPKIDAHKGYSAISLMKNKICKLPEELVCPNLQILLLQHNASLNEIPKSFFQSQNELRVLDLSYTRISLLPQSISFLTNLQALYLDYCRNIIDISVIGKLHKLEILSMRECALEELSREIGQLTNLRMLDVSAVRIRTIPSKVISKLHKLEELYMECGFLDWGSKVDGEGEETNIGFDELAGLLYLSILTVCISNANGIPKSVEVEPNWVYFDISICSGHNGERVIKKLRSGCNCRSLSLYRTDTTIGTFPDWFVNAVVKNTERLRYRKCRGLSNILVEYDRGRFHGLKVLSVIGRCTNLKELMNAITCVPYMPVLENLEELYLGDLYHLRQLCVGELPPGSLCRLKLLKDLSQIKQI
- the LOC112193384 gene encoding probable disease resistance protein At4g27220 isoform X4; translated protein: MEFYQCVFQTMRMVIVISVVMVQWFGIIASLKWIWKNWFIIVVTWNVIASLGWIWKSRFSCMVETPEPISEDNQELVDVDASASLPSSSAESSAPRWKHDVFLSFRGVDTRKGIVFELYDRLQNRRKIKTFMDDQDLQVGDVISPTLLLAIKESRFAIIVLSPNYASSTWCLEELRNICECMKEDNNRILPLFYNVDPSDVRNQKMSFGDAFTKHEKSGKHISGKVQQWRDALEKVANFSGWHIQNYKTERELVDAIEESVCNKLRPTEHEFIMSFGGFEAFEATKQAIVKVVNALKKDEATTIGVYGMGGVGKTTMVKYVGAQAQKCRLFNQVIMAVVSQNPDLMKIQETFAELLGLKLEEKTDIGRASKLKEKILKGTGILIILDDIWKSIDFSSIGIPSHNELQRCNSKVLLTTRKLSVCHSMDCHANIHLNILSEEDSWSLFVKEARKYPLDKSSTFYDVARKVAGECAGLPVALIAVARGLRDKCLDGWKEAARRLQASQPPNPEDEGDVFKCIKLSYDYLKSDDSKSCFSLCCLFPEDYDIPIEYLLMYRIGKGMFQDSNMLEARDTTYSVVKDLKDSSLLLDGRDDGCVRMHDVIRDMAILMMSLSEEGQRFLVKIGCELKNWPKIDAHKGYSAISLMKNKICKLPEELIIAGT
- the LOC112193384 gene encoding probable disease resistance protein At4g27220 isoform X2: MEFYQCVFQTMRMVIVISVVMVQWFGIIASLKWIWKNWFIIVVTWNVIASLGWIWKSRFSCMVETPEPISEDNQELVDVDASASLPSSSAESSAPRWKHDVFLSFRGVDTRKGIVFELYDRLQNRRKIKTFMDDQDLQVGDVISPTLLLAIKESRFAIIVLSPNYASSTWCLEELRNICECMKEDNNRILPLFYNVDPSDVRNQKMSFGDAFTKHEKSGKHISGKVQQWRDALEKVANFSGWHIQNYKTERELVDAIEESVCNKLRPTEHEFIMSFGGFEAFEATKQAIVKVVNALKKDEATTIGVYGMGGVGKTTMVKYVGAQAQKCRLFNQVIMAVVSQNPDLMKIQETFAELLGLKLEEKTDIGRASKLKEKILKGTGILIILDDIWKSIDFSSIGIPSHNELQRCNSKVLLTTRKLSVCHSMDCHANIHLNILSEEDSWSLFVKEARKYPLDKSSTFYDVARKVAGECAGLPVALIAVARGLRDKCLDGWKEAARRLQASQPPNPEDEGDVFKCIKLSYDYLKSDDSKSCFSLCCLFPEDYDIPIEYLLMYRIGKGMFQDSNMLEARDTTYSVVKDLKDSSLLLDGRDDGCVRMHDVIRDMAILMMSLSEEGQRFLVKIGCELKNWPKIDAHKGYSAISLMKNKICKLPEELVCPNLQILLLQHNASLNEIPKSFFQSQNELRVLDLSYTRISLLPQSISFLTNLQALYLDYCRNIIDISVIGKLHKLEILSMRECALEELSREIGQLTNLRMLDVSAVRIRTIPSKVISKLHKLEELYMECGFLDWGSKVDGEGEETNIGFDELAGLLYLSILTVCISNANGIPKSVEVEPNWVYFDISICSGHNGERVIKKLRSGCNCRSLSLYRTDTTIGTFPDWFVNAVVKNTERLRYRKCRGLSNILVEYDRGRFHGLKVLSVIGRCTNLKELMNAITCVPYMPVLENLEELYLGDLYHLRQLCVGELPPGSLCRLKLLKVCMCPIFGNVLLPSKLLQKLENLEKLICVTSKVEHVFGCEGFEPDQTNLREMVLFDLPVVRSMCNGPAPCGMFQILKKLVIEKCNFRGSLFTFDVAQCLFQLENLIVSKCPVLERVIEARREILNNKKTVLPKLKNLCLRYLPKLYDGSDTIDFECPSLENLCMQECPHLPFPSSVSDYFHSRNQVLCKNFHLFDDVRCLNRMRRRRLIEPSTP